A window from Catharus ustulatus isolate bCatUst1 chromosome 14, bCatUst1.pri.v2, whole genome shotgun sequence encodes these proteins:
- the LOC117003038 gene encoding protein eva-1 homolog C-like isoform X2: MAGLVWPAVTVVLLCFAARLEASPELSGYLRKVLRNHTVHTCDGEQLLIVCPRKTTISILGAFYGRRVSSTNLCPSLDNASQESTECTSATAYLKLLAECQDQQWCQFSVHSQVFGPDPCPGTHKYLIASYKCRPGNHRVKTVCENDKLRLQCRPKSILAIYSASYGRFLRGKPECDALNTGGPHIECVAPDALRRVSKKCHRKGNCTVAADKATFGDPCLPGTKKQLRVSYTCVPKQLLEEVGPDTSDPFLLSDYMHGGWYKGPRFSRLQEDRMIFTSSLAAFAHLWGVPEKVALYFLCGVSGGLMLLLCIISPKTTFLQEMGEALKDPELGSSSELGRTKLRDEQDEDVADDSSSDSSFRHLTRTYRATDSIFGPELTAAMEGAVEHQGHSRDEIWMPKESSPYAIHKIKSATK; this comes from the exons ATGGCCGGACTGGTCTGGCCGGCAGTGACCGTGGTCCTTCTCTGCTTTGCTGCGCGTCTGGAGGCCAGCCCGGAGCTATCCG GGTACCTGCGCAAGGTGCTGAGGAACCACACTGTCCACACCTGCgatggagagcagctcctcatcGTCTGCCCTCGCAAAACCACCATCAGCATCCTCGGGGCCTTCTATGGGCGCCGAGTGTCCAGCACCAATCTCTGTCCTAGCCTCGACAATGCCTCCCAGGAAAGCACCGAGTGCACGTCTGCCACTGCCTACCTG AAGCTGCTGGCTGAGTGCCAGGACCAGCAGTGGTGCCAGTTCTCAGTGCACAGCCAGGTCTTTGGGCCCGACCCATGCCCTGGGACACACAAGTATCTCATCGCTTCCTACAAGTGCCGGCCAG GGAACCATCGGGTCAAGACTGTATGCGAGAATGACAAGCTCAGGCTGCAGTGTCgaccaaaatccatcctggccATTTATTCTGCAAGCTATGGACGATTCCTGCGGGGAAAACCAGAGTGTGATGCCTTGAACACTGGAGGACCCCATATAG AGTGTGTGGCTCCAGATGCTCTGCGCAGGGTTTCCAAGAAGTGCCACCGCAAGGGGAACTGCACCGTGGCCGCTGACAAGGCCACCTTTGGGGACCCATGCCTCCCTGGCACAAAGAAGCAGCTGCGAGTCTCTTACACCTGTG TGcccaagcagctgctggaggaggtgggCCCTGACACCTCGGACCCCTTCCTGCTTTCAGACTACATGCACG GTGGCTGGTACAAAGGGCCCCGGTTCTCCAGGCTCCAGGAAGACCGCATGATTTTTACTAGCTCTCTGGCAGCTTTTGCCCACCTTTGGG gtgTCCCAGAGAAAGTTGCCCTCTACTTTCTTTGTGGTGTCTCAGGAGGcctcatgctgctgctgtgcatcaTCAGCCCCAAAACGACCTTCCTCCAGGAAATGGGGGAGGCTCTCAAAGatccagagctggggagcagctcagagctgggcaggaccAAGCTGCGGGATGAGCAGGATGAGGATGTCGCTGATGACAGCTCCTCGGACTCCTCCTTCCGCCACCTCACCCGCACCTACCGCGCCACTGACAGCATCTTCGGGCCTGAGCTGACCGCAGCCATGGAGGGAGCCGTGGAGCACCAGGGCCACAGCAGGGATGAGATCTGGATGCCCAAGGAGTCAAGCCCGTATGCCATACACAAGATCAAATCAGCCACCAAATAA
- the CCNB3 gene encoding G2/mitotic-specific cyclin-B3 isoform X1, giving the protein MACSQRPRERMPLPRNAKMLTTKQPRAGKVGPATENVDPEKEESCHAKRSSSSPQGGPKKRSAFGDITNARKNQVVAGKKEAVKVVPPKAQKAHNALGVAKNNEINLKKPMKKTPPTAPAEPKVNPVPEKPVSVQELKPPEERQVPAVEDIDKEQQSDPYANAEYAKEIFEYMREREEKFLLPDYMEKQTDISGDMRAILVDWMVEVQENFELNHETLYLAVKLVDHYLVEVVSMREKLQLIGSTAILIASKFEERCPPCVDDFLYICDDAYKREELIAMEMSILSTLKFDINIPIAYRFLRRFAKCARATMETLTLARFLCEMTLQEYDYARESPSKLAASCLLLALTMKNLGGWTPTLEYYSGYSAQDLHPLVKRLNFLLTYQPRDKLNAVRSKYSHRVFFEVAKVTPMDMLKLEETLNSS; this is encoded by the exons ATGG CTTGCTCACAGAGACCAAGGGAGAGGATGCCACTGCCACGCAATGCCAAGATGCTGACCACCaagcagccccgagcaggcaAGGTGGGCCCTGCTACAGAGAATGTCGACCCTGAGAAA GAGGAGAGCTGTCATGCCAAGAGGTCTTCGTCGTCACCCCAGGGTGGGCCCAAGAAAAGATCAGCATTCGGAGATATCACCAAT GCTCGCAAGAACCAGGTGGTGGCAGGGAAGAAAGAAGCTGTGAAAGTTGTTCCACCCAAGGCACAGAAGGCACATAATGCCCTGGGGGTGGCCAAGAACAACGAGATCAACCTAAAAAA GCCAATGAAGAAAACGCCCccaacagctcctgcagagcccaaaGTGAATCCTGTGCCAGAGAAGCCGGTGTCTGTGCAGGAACTGAAGCCCCCTGAGGAGAGG CAGGTACCAGCAGTGGAGGACATTGACAAAGAGCAACAGAGTGACCCCTATGCCAATGCAGAGTATGCCAAGGAGATCTTTGAATACATGCGGGAAAGAGAG GAAAAATTCTTGCTTCCTGACTACATGGAGAAGCAGACAGACATCAGTGGGGACATGCGTGCCATCCTTGTGGACTGGATGGTGGAGGTGCAG GAGAACTTTGAGCTGAACCATGAGACATTGTACCTGGCTGTGAAGCTGGTGGACCACTACCTGGTGGAGGTGGTGAGCAtgagggagaagctgcagctcaTCGGCTCCACTGCCATCCTCATTGCCTCCAAATTTGAG GAGCGGTGCCCACCATGTGTGGATGACTTCCTCTATATCTGTGATGATGCCTACAAGCGGGAGGAGCTGATTGCTATGGAGATGAGCATCCTCAGCACCCTCAAGTTTGACATCAACATCCCCATCGCCTACCGTTTCCTACGGCGATTTGCCAAG TGTGCCCGTGCCACCATGGAGACACTGACGTTGGCCCGGTTCCTCTGCGAGATGACCCTGCAGGAGTACGACTATGCCCGTGAGAGCCCCTCGaagctggctgccagctgcctgctgctggcacttACCATGAAGAACCTTGGGGGCTGG ACCCCTACACTGGAGTACTACAGTGGGTACAGTGCCCAGGACCTGCACCCCTTGGTGAAGAGGCTGAATTTCCTGCTCACATACCAGCCCCGTGACAAGTTGAACGCTGTGCGCAGCAAGTACTCACACAG GGTCTTCTTTGAGGTTGCCAAAGTCACCCCCATGGATATGCTCAAGCTCGAGGAGACGCTCAATAGTTCCTAG
- the LOC117003042 gene encoding chloride intracellular channel protein 2-like has translation MESRQHSTTKEPEIELFVKAGLDGENIGNCPFCQRLFMVLWLKGVKFNVTTVDMTRKPEELKDLAPGTNPPFLLFNKELKTDFIKIEEFLEQTLGPPTYPHLSPKYKESFDVGSDIFAKFSAYIKNPRKEANINFEKALLREFHRLDVYLNTPLPEEIDQDSVEDVTVSKRKFLDGDHLTLADCNLLPKLHIIKIAAKKYRDFEIPEDMTGVWRYLNNAYACDEFNHTCPADEEIEHTYASVARKMT, from the exons atggagagTCGGCAGCACAGCACCACCAAGGAACCTGAGATCGAGCTCTTTGTCAAG GCTGGTCTGGATGGAGAAAACATCGGAAACTGCCCCTTCTGCCAGCGCCTCTTCATGGTGCTCTGGCTCAAAGGGGTCAAGTTCAATGTCACCACAGTGGACATGACCAG gaaaCCTGAAGAATTGAAAGATTTAGCACCAGGCACCAACCCACCCTTCTTGCTGTTCAACAAGGAGCTGAAAACAGACTTCATCAAGATTGAGGAGTTCCTGGAGCAGACCCTGGGTCCACCCAC GTATCCACACCTGAGCCCCAAGTACAAGGAGTCCTTTGACGTGGGCAGTGACATCTTTGCCAAGTTCTCAGCATACATCAAGAACCCACGCAAAGAAGCAAATATCA ATTTTGAGAAGGCCCTGCTGCGGGAGTTCCATCGCCTGGATGTCTACCTGAACACGCCTCTCCCAGAGGAGATTGACCAGGACAGTGTGGAGGACGTCACCGTTTCCAAGAGGAAATTCCTGGATGGAGACCATCTGACTCTGGCTGATTGCAACCTCCTGCCCAAATTGCATATCATTAAG ATTGCAGCCAAAAAGTACCGTGACTTCGAGATCCCAGAGGACATGACGGGTGTCTGGCGCTACCTCAACAACGCCTATGCCTGTGATGAGTTCAATCACACCTGTCCTGCAGACGAGGAGATCGAGCACACATATGCCAGCGTTGCTAGGAAGATGACCTAA
- the LOC117003038 gene encoding protein eva-1 homolog C-like isoform X3 — MLTADAEGPLAAMLYARFAASPRSLLLSCSDLVHPISASSQGYLRKVLRNHTVHTCDGEQLLIVCPRKTTISILGAFYGRRVSSTNLCPSLDNASQESTECTSATAYLKLLAECQDQQWCQFSVHSQVFGPDPCPGTHKYLIASYKCRPGNHRVKTVCENDKLRLQCRPKSILAIYSASYGRFLRGKPECDALNTGGPHIECVAPDALRRVSKKCHRKGNCTVAADKATFGDPCLPGTKKQLRVSYTCVPKQLLEEVGPDTSDPFLLSDYMHGVPEKVALYFLCGVSGGLMLLLCIISPKTTFLQEMGEALKDPELGSSSELGRTKLRDEQDEDVADDSSSDSSFRHLTRTYRATDSIFGPELTAAMEGAVEHQGHSRDEIWMPKESSPYAIHKIKSATK, encoded by the exons ATGCTGACTGCAGATGCTGAAGG GCCCCTGGCAGCAATGCTGTATGCAAGGTTTGCTGCAAGCCCACgttctctgctgctgtcctgctctgatCTTGTTCACCCCATAAGTGCCTCATCTCAAG GGTACCTGCGCAAGGTGCTGAGGAACCACACTGTCCACACCTGCgatggagagcagctcctcatcGTCTGCCCTCGCAAAACCACCATCAGCATCCTCGGGGCCTTCTATGGGCGCCGAGTGTCCAGCACCAATCTCTGTCCTAGCCTCGACAATGCCTCCCAGGAAAGCACCGAGTGCACGTCTGCCACTGCCTACCTG AAGCTGCTGGCTGAGTGCCAGGACCAGCAGTGGTGCCAGTTCTCAGTGCACAGCCAGGTCTTTGGGCCCGACCCATGCCCTGGGACACACAAGTATCTCATCGCTTCCTACAAGTGCCGGCCAG GGAACCATCGGGTCAAGACTGTATGCGAGAATGACAAGCTCAGGCTGCAGTGTCgaccaaaatccatcctggccATTTATTCTGCAAGCTATGGACGATTCCTGCGGGGAAAACCAGAGTGTGATGCCTTGAACACTGGAGGACCCCATATAG AGTGTGTGGCTCCAGATGCTCTGCGCAGGGTTTCCAAGAAGTGCCACCGCAAGGGGAACTGCACCGTGGCCGCTGACAAGGCCACCTTTGGGGACCCATGCCTCCCTGGCACAAAGAAGCAGCTGCGAGTCTCTTACACCTGTG TGcccaagcagctgctggaggaggtgggCCCTGACACCTCGGACCCCTTCCTGCTTTCAGACTACATGCACG gtgTCCCAGAGAAAGTTGCCCTCTACTTTCTTTGTGGTGTCTCAGGAGGcctcatgctgctgctgtgcatcaTCAGCCCCAAAACGACCTTCCTCCAGGAAATGGGGGAGGCTCTCAAAGatccagagctggggagcagctcagagctgggcaggaccAAGCTGCGGGATGAGCAGGATGAGGATGTCGCTGATGACAGCTCCTCGGACTCCTCCTTCCGCCACCTCACCCGCACCTACCGCGCCACTGACAGCATCTTCGGGCCTGAGCTGACCGCAGCCATGGAGGGAGCCGTGGAGCACCAGGGCCACAGCAGGGATGAGATCTGGATGCCCAAGGAGTCAAGCCCGTATGCCATACACAAGATCAAATCAGCCACCAAATAA
- the CCNB3 gene encoding G2/mitotic-specific cyclin-B3 isoform X2: MACSQRPRERMPLPRNAKMLTTKQPRAGKVGPATENVDPEKEESCHAKRSSSSPQGGPKKRSAFGDITNARKNQVVAGKKEAVKVVPPKAQKAHNALGVAKNNEINLKKPMKKTPPTAPAEPKVNPVPEKPVSVQELKPPEERVPAVEDIDKEQQSDPYANAEYAKEIFEYMREREEKFLLPDYMEKQTDISGDMRAILVDWMVEVQENFELNHETLYLAVKLVDHYLVEVVSMREKLQLIGSTAILIASKFEERCPPCVDDFLYICDDAYKREELIAMEMSILSTLKFDINIPIAYRFLRRFAKCARATMETLTLARFLCEMTLQEYDYARESPSKLAASCLLLALTMKNLGGWTPTLEYYSGYSAQDLHPLVKRLNFLLTYQPRDKLNAVRSKYSHRVFFEVAKVTPMDMLKLEETLNSS, encoded by the exons ATGG CTTGCTCACAGAGACCAAGGGAGAGGATGCCACTGCCACGCAATGCCAAGATGCTGACCACCaagcagccccgagcaggcaAGGTGGGCCCTGCTACAGAGAATGTCGACCCTGAGAAA GAGGAGAGCTGTCATGCCAAGAGGTCTTCGTCGTCACCCCAGGGTGGGCCCAAGAAAAGATCAGCATTCGGAGATATCACCAAT GCTCGCAAGAACCAGGTGGTGGCAGGGAAGAAAGAAGCTGTGAAAGTTGTTCCACCCAAGGCACAGAAGGCACATAATGCCCTGGGGGTGGCCAAGAACAACGAGATCAACCTAAAAAA GCCAATGAAGAAAACGCCCccaacagctcctgcagagcccaaaGTGAATCCTGTGCCAGAGAAGCCGGTGTCTGTGCAGGAACTGAAGCCCCCTGAGGAGAGG GTACCAGCAGTGGAGGACATTGACAAAGAGCAACAGAGTGACCCCTATGCCAATGCAGAGTATGCCAAGGAGATCTTTGAATACATGCGGGAAAGAGAG GAAAAATTCTTGCTTCCTGACTACATGGAGAAGCAGACAGACATCAGTGGGGACATGCGTGCCATCCTTGTGGACTGGATGGTGGAGGTGCAG GAGAACTTTGAGCTGAACCATGAGACATTGTACCTGGCTGTGAAGCTGGTGGACCACTACCTGGTGGAGGTGGTGAGCAtgagggagaagctgcagctcaTCGGCTCCACTGCCATCCTCATTGCCTCCAAATTTGAG GAGCGGTGCCCACCATGTGTGGATGACTTCCTCTATATCTGTGATGATGCCTACAAGCGGGAGGAGCTGATTGCTATGGAGATGAGCATCCTCAGCACCCTCAAGTTTGACATCAACATCCCCATCGCCTACCGTTTCCTACGGCGATTTGCCAAG TGTGCCCGTGCCACCATGGAGACACTGACGTTGGCCCGGTTCCTCTGCGAGATGACCCTGCAGGAGTACGACTATGCCCGTGAGAGCCCCTCGaagctggctgccagctgcctgctgctggcacttACCATGAAGAACCTTGGGGGCTGG ACCCCTACACTGGAGTACTACAGTGGGTACAGTGCCCAGGACCTGCACCCCTTGGTGAAGAGGCTGAATTTCCTGCTCACATACCAGCCCCGTGACAAGTTGAACGCTGTGCGCAGCAAGTACTCACACAG GGTCTTCTTTGAGGTTGCCAAAGTCACCCCCATGGATATGCTCAAGCTCGAGGAGACGCTCAATAGTTCCTAG
- the LOC117003038 gene encoding protein eva-1 homolog C-like isoform X1 yields the protein MLTADAEGPLAAMLYARFAASPRSLLLSCSDLVHPISASSQGYLRKVLRNHTVHTCDGEQLLIVCPRKTTISILGAFYGRRVSSTNLCPSLDNASQESTECTSATAYLKLLAECQDQQWCQFSVHSQVFGPDPCPGTHKYLIASYKCRPGNHRVKTVCENDKLRLQCRPKSILAIYSASYGRFLRGKPECDALNTGGPHIECVAPDALRRVSKKCHRKGNCTVAADKATFGDPCLPGTKKQLRVSYTCVPKQLLEEVGPDTSDPFLLSDYMHGGWYKGPRFSRLQEDRMIFTSSLAAFAHLWGVPEKVALYFLCGVSGGLMLLLCIISPKTTFLQEMGEALKDPELGSSSELGRTKLRDEQDEDVADDSSSDSSFRHLTRTYRATDSIFGPELTAAMEGAVEHQGHSRDEIWMPKESSPYAIHKIKSATK from the exons ATGCTGACTGCAGATGCTGAAGG GCCCCTGGCAGCAATGCTGTATGCAAGGTTTGCTGCAAGCCCACgttctctgctgctgtcctgctctgatCTTGTTCACCCCATAAGTGCCTCATCTCAAG GGTACCTGCGCAAGGTGCTGAGGAACCACACTGTCCACACCTGCgatggagagcagctcctcatcGTCTGCCCTCGCAAAACCACCATCAGCATCCTCGGGGCCTTCTATGGGCGCCGAGTGTCCAGCACCAATCTCTGTCCTAGCCTCGACAATGCCTCCCAGGAAAGCACCGAGTGCACGTCTGCCACTGCCTACCTG AAGCTGCTGGCTGAGTGCCAGGACCAGCAGTGGTGCCAGTTCTCAGTGCACAGCCAGGTCTTTGGGCCCGACCCATGCCCTGGGACACACAAGTATCTCATCGCTTCCTACAAGTGCCGGCCAG GGAACCATCGGGTCAAGACTGTATGCGAGAATGACAAGCTCAGGCTGCAGTGTCgaccaaaatccatcctggccATTTATTCTGCAAGCTATGGACGATTCCTGCGGGGAAAACCAGAGTGTGATGCCTTGAACACTGGAGGACCCCATATAG AGTGTGTGGCTCCAGATGCTCTGCGCAGGGTTTCCAAGAAGTGCCACCGCAAGGGGAACTGCACCGTGGCCGCTGACAAGGCCACCTTTGGGGACCCATGCCTCCCTGGCACAAAGAAGCAGCTGCGAGTCTCTTACACCTGTG TGcccaagcagctgctggaggaggtgggCCCTGACACCTCGGACCCCTTCCTGCTTTCAGACTACATGCACG GTGGCTGGTACAAAGGGCCCCGGTTCTCCAGGCTCCAGGAAGACCGCATGATTTTTACTAGCTCTCTGGCAGCTTTTGCCCACCTTTGGG gtgTCCCAGAGAAAGTTGCCCTCTACTTTCTTTGTGGTGTCTCAGGAGGcctcatgctgctgctgtgcatcaTCAGCCCCAAAACGACCTTCCTCCAGGAAATGGGGGAGGCTCTCAAAGatccagagctggggagcagctcagagctgggcaggaccAAGCTGCGGGATGAGCAGGATGAGGATGTCGCTGATGACAGCTCCTCGGACTCCTCCTTCCGCCACCTCACCCGCACCTACCGCGCCACTGACAGCATCTTCGGGCCTGAGCTGACCGCAGCCATGGAGGGAGCCGTGGAGCACCAGGGCCACAGCAGGGATGAGATCTGGATGCCCAAGGAGTCAAGCCCGTATGCCATACACAAGATCAAATCAGCCACCAAATAA